A genomic window from Thermodesulfovibrionales bacterium includes:
- the sbtM gene encoding thio(seleno)oxazole modification radical SAM maturase SbtM — MKQSREENLSAAYPSCFSVLDPEVWKAIVSSCDELGGPERLSEIIRLRASDLGLPGYLSDLARLESVLAEVASSDIGPLAENIGINPTITLIEVPWKNLPTLLNAKDHGRRLVPTAGNEVVMVWKDPRTLRLHVREALKEDLLVLKLFVEGISPKDAAAKGNIPVEVIDTIIERAKGEGIILTPLSRINRDFILDDKSPFEGNFLSSQTFTLQWHITQACDLHCRHCYDRSDRTSLTPELGSKILDDLSDFCHKMHVRGQVSFSGGNPLLYHYFETLYRAASERGFMLAVLGNPAPREKIEALLNIQKPVFFQVSLEGLEEHNDHIRGSGHFRRTMEFLKVLRELDIYSMVMLTLTEDNMKQVIPLAEIVHDMTDLFTFNRLSSVGEGSALRLPPPDAYKDFLGAYLKAAGNNPVIGLKDNLFNLVLSEKEAGLCGGCTGFGCGAAFNFLSVLPDGEVHACRKFPSNIGNISCEGLVDIYESSIAQRYRSGCRACDGCAIRPVCGGCLAVAYSHGIDPFTSRDPYCWRQA, encoded by the coding sequence ATGAAGCAATCCCGAGAAGAGAATCTCTCAGCGGCATACCCGTCGTGTTTCTCGGTCCTCGATCCAGAAGTCTGGAAAGCGATCGTCTCTTCATGCGATGAGCTTGGGGGGCCTGAAAGACTCTCTGAAATCATACGACTCCGGGCGAGTGATCTCGGGCTGCCCGGCTATCTTTCCGATCTCGCCCGTCTGGAGTCTGTCCTCGCAGAGGTAGCATCATCTGATATCGGGCCTCTTGCCGAAAATATCGGCATCAACCCCACGATTACCCTGATAGAGGTTCCGTGGAAGAACCTTCCGACGTTGCTGAACGCGAAGGATCATGGTCGGCGTCTTGTCCCCACTGCGGGGAACGAGGTGGTCATGGTATGGAAAGATCCAAGAACCTTGCGCTTACATGTCCGAGAGGCATTAAAGGAAGACCTTCTCGTTCTCAAGCTCTTTGTCGAGGGAATCTCGCCGAAAGACGCTGCGGCGAAGGGAAACATTCCCGTGGAGGTAATCGACACCATAATAGAAAGAGCAAAGGGGGAGGGGATTATCTTGACTCCTCTCTCAAGAATCAACCGTGACTTCATTCTCGATGACAAGAGCCCTTTTGAGGGGAACTTTCTTTCATCCCAGACCTTTACACTCCAATGGCACATTACCCAAGCCTGCGATCTGCATTGCAGGCACTGCTATGATCGGAGTGACCGGACTTCTTTAACCCCGGAGCTCGGTAGCAAAATTCTCGACGACCTTTCCGATTTCTGCCATAAGATGCATGTCCGAGGCCAAGTCTCGTTCTCAGGGGGAAATCCGTTATTGTATCATTATTTCGAAACGCTTTACCGCGCTGCATCAGAGCGGGGCTTTATGCTGGCGGTCCTCGGTAACCCCGCTCCCCGCGAAAAGATCGAGGCATTGCTCAACATACAGAAGCCCGTATTTTTTCAGGTGAGCCTCGAAGGACTGGAAGAACATAATGACCACATCCGGGGCTCAGGCCATTTCAGGCGCACCATGGAGTTTCTCAAGGTACTCCGTGAACTCGATATCTACTCTATGGTGATGCTCACCCTTACCGAAGACAACATGAAACAGGTTATCCCTCTTGCAGAGATCGTCCATGACATGACAGACCTTTTCACCTTCAACCGCCTTTCCTCGGTAGGCGAAGGAAGTGCTCTCCGTCTTCCCCCCCCAGACGCCTATAAAGACTTTCTTGGGGCATACCTGAAAGCAGCAGGGAACAATCCGGTCATCGGGCTGAAGGACAATCTCTTCAACCTGGTGCTCAGCGAGAAGGAGGCAGGTCTCTGCGGAGGGTGTACAGGATTCGGGTGCGGAGCAGCATTCAACTTTCTGTCCGTACTGCCCGATGGAGAAGTTCACGCATGCCGCAAGTTCCCTTCAAACATTGGTAATATCTCCTGCGAAGGGCTTGTTGACATTTATGAGTCATCAATAGCGCAGCGCTACCGATCGGGTTGTCGTGCCTGTGATGGCTGTGCCATCCGTCCCGTTTGCGGCGGTTGCCTCGCTGTAGCCTATAGCCATGGCATTGACCCGTTCACGTCGCGGGACCCTTACTGTTGGCGCCAGGCGTGA
- the sbtA gene encoding SbtA family thio(seleno)oxazole RiPP natural product precursor — MDPADVRRILAGFSIAALLSASVTLPGCSSS, encoded by the coding sequence ATGGATCCGGCAGACGTGAGACGGATTCTTGCAGGTTTCAGCATCGCCGCTTTGCTCAGTGCCTCTGTTACTCTTCCGGGCTGTTCATCGAGCTGA
- a CDS encoding chromate transporter, with the protein MNSDKQKNRNDSLVVLATVFFKLGIIAFGGPAAHIAMMEEEIVKRRRWMTGKCFLDLVGAINLIPGPNSTELGIIIGAWRCFRRLAP; encoded by the coding sequence TTGAATAGCGACAAGCAGAAAAATAGAAACGACAGCCTTGTCGTGCTGGCAACGGTATTCTTCAAGCTGGGGATAATAGCCTTTGGGGGACCTGCTGCTCATATTGCCATGATGGAGGAAGAGATAGTGAAGCGCAGGCGATGGATGACGGGAAAATGTTTTCTTGATCTTGTCGGCGCAATCAACCTCATCCCCGGCCCAAACTCAACGGAGTTGGGCATCATTATAGGCGCTTGGCGGTGCTTTCGCAGGCTGGCTCCTTAG
- the sbtA gene encoding SbtA family thio(seleno)oxazole RiPP natural product precursor: protein MDKDRLKKILAGFGIAGLLSGIAIVSTPDFAGAA, encoded by the coding sequence ATGGACAAAGACCGTTTGAAGAAAATCCTTGCTGGATTCGGCATCGCAGGTCTCTTGTCGGGCATCGCAATTGTCTCCACCCCTGATTTCGCCGGGGCAGCCTGA